In Desulfosediminicola ganghwensis, a single window of DNA contains:
- a CDS encoding transferrin-binding protein-like solute binding protein — translation MSFARSGSVLLCCMTLVSISGCGGGSSSGTVNALAPFQMEANGTTITASGQSINTDWSLDEYGHTTDIIAQNSTNSSATLNYDSQGKITSIAVTTPYSSASWSAGNGEIYHDSLVAIGNSDSDFCIFIDPLNVDIDFGYQTFGVWQTGLDPYQGPGGAISFGKQTPDSAVPTTGLAEFYGLTAGTYVDEDGSRLYLTISGLYVEADFSDRSLWFASYDTEKFNMLSLTENGLAPELDMKGTLSYDSGNNAFTGDVSTANEMSGTASGTFYGPNAEELGGVFALSGPGEAQYTGSFGAVSGM, via the coding sequence ATGAGCTTTGCAAGATCAGGTTCTGTGTTGCTATGTTGTATGACTTTGGTTTCAATTTCCGGTTGCGGGGGAGGCTCGAGCAGTGGCACGGTCAATGCTTTAGCTCCCTTTCAAATGGAGGCCAACGGAACGACAATCACCGCTAGCGGTCAATCAATAAATACCGACTGGAGTTTAGATGAATACGGCCACACTACGGATATCATCGCGCAAAACTCCACCAACTCATCCGCAACTCTCAATTATGATTCCCAGGGAAAGATAACATCCATTGCAGTTACAACTCCATATTCCAGTGCCTCATGGTCTGCCGGTAACGGTGAGATTTATCATGATTCGCTGGTAGCTATAGGAAATAGTGATTCAGACTTCTGCATTTTTATCGATCCGCTAAATGTGGATATAGACTTCGGATATCAAACGTTTGGCGTATGGCAAACCGGGCTGGACCCCTATCAAGGACCCGGCGGCGCAATCTCTTTCGGGAAACAGACCCCAGACAGCGCCGTACCCACAACCGGTCTCGCTGAGTTCTATGGTTTAACTGCAGGTACCTATGTCGATGAAGACGGTTCACGCCTCTACCTGACAATAAGTGGCCTCTACGTTGAAGCAGACTTCAGCGACAGATCTTTATGGTTTGCCAGCTACGACACAGAGAAGTTCAACATGCTGTCTCTCACTGAAAATGGTCTGGCCCCCGAGCTGGATATGAAGGGAACCCTGAGCTACGACTCCGGTAACAATGCGTTCACAGGAGATGTATCCACCGCTAATGAAATGTCAGGAACAGCCTCCGGCACTTTTTATGGGCCAAACGCCGAGGAGTTGGGTGGAGTGTTCGCCCTCTCTGGCCCAGGTGAAGCACAATATACCGGTTCATTTGGCGCGGTAAGCGGCATGTAA
- a CDS encoding esterase/lipase family protein: MKSCRLGILFIGISLFAVTAAYAVESDHPVIFAHGMAGFDDILGYDYWGNDYGAFVGSGYTNGGLSIWQQSYAAQVTPFASSEVRGYQLANEIETYMASVGATYVNIIGHSQGGLDARKAAKLLRERKGYRVVKVLCSISSPHRGSPIAQHVLEMGAGVQSIASALAEMFGNVVYGSGNDLEASLKQLVYDDYDAADGIVTGMKAFNITYPVSSSYAERYVSFLTAQEGISVNPALWIARELFYDIDGDGYCVDDGDGDGAGGCGDGYSGDTDDDGLVGINSQQMGYRLDYDDNYLLFFEEVWTDYDRGYVGDLNSPSSIQMTSHSNVINQDHLDVIGVGPDTFDEMDFYAALIDYIDYWD, from the coding sequence ATGAAGAGCTGCAGGCTGGGAATACTTTTTATTGGCATATCGTTGTTTGCGGTTACCGCTGCATATGCTGTTGAGTCGGATCATCCGGTAATTTTTGCCCATGGCATGGCGGGATTCGATGACATTCTCGGCTATGATTACTGGGGCAACGATTACGGGGCTTTTGTCGGCAGCGGCTATACCAATGGTGGTCTCAGTATCTGGCAACAGTCATATGCAGCACAGGTCACCCCTTTTGCGAGCTCAGAAGTGCGCGGTTATCAGTTGGCCAATGAAATAGAGACGTATATGGCGTCGGTCGGGGCAACCTACGTCAATATCATCGGTCACTCCCAGGGCGGCCTCGATGCACGTAAAGCCGCAAAACTGTTACGGGAGAGAAAAGGATACCGGGTCGTCAAGGTACTCTGTTCAATATCCTCACCGCACCGGGGATCGCCTATCGCACAACATGTGCTGGAAATGGGGGCAGGGGTGCAAAGCATCGCCTCTGCCTTGGCTGAGATGTTTGGCAATGTTGTGTATGGCAGCGGCAACGACCTTGAGGCCTCTCTCAAGCAACTGGTGTACGACGATTATGATGCCGCAGATGGGATTGTCACTGGGATGAAAGCCTTTAACATAACGTACCCGGTGAGCAGCAGTTATGCTGAACGATATGTGTCCTTTTTAACGGCACAGGAAGGGATAAGTGTAAACCCGGCGTTGTGGATAGCCCGGGAGCTGTTTTATGACATCGATGGCGATGGGTATTGTGTCGATGACGGTGATGGCGATGGTGCCGGTGGTTGCGGCGATGGCTATTCGGGCGACACCGATGACGATGGTCTGGTCGGCATCAATTCCCAGCAAATGGGCTATCGGCTCGACTATGATGACAATTACCTGCTCTTTTTTGAAGAAGTCTGGACCGATTATGATCGGGGCTATGTTGGGGACCTGAACTCACCATCTTCAATCCAGATGACGTCACACAGTAACGTGATAAACCAGGACCACCTGGATGTCATTGGGGTAGGCCCCGACACCTTCGATGAAATGGATTTTTATGCGGCGCTGATCGATTACATTGATTACTGGGACTAG
- a CDS encoding AMP-dependent synthetase/ligase has translation MNFKDYVNFHEMLLDSVNTYGGDRAYRWFDQEDRATTISWQQFYQQVKAVAKSLIQLGLARGDKVNILSYTCYRWVLTDAANMCLGLATVGIYQSNTPKDCEYIINHSDATLIFAQNLEQLEKLIEIREEIPHIKKVILFEGEAPQDEWVLSYDQFLALGKNVDENELSMRLPLVKADDPAGIVYTSGTTGLPKGAVLTHDNITFTCQSVQNSATFQRGEDMFIFLPLAHVFARTCSYAAIKVGNCTSFARSIESLIDDFALASPHWFIAVPRVFEKIHTQIFAGIEAKGGAAQKLFHWVCTVGAEVSICKLQKRPVPLLLRGKYALASKLVFAKIHRLFGGRVKWCINGAAPLTPEIAEFFHGAGILILEGLGMTENTSFSNVNRHENYNFGVVGPPGSGITHKIGENGEVLFKGRNVMKEYYKMPEETAATFTEDGWLKTGDIGVIDENNVLKVTDRMKNIIITSGGKNIAPARIEGLLTTSLYLNQVCVIGDRKKYLTAVVTLDEVNIRNYAEKNNIPHNSMDDLIDHPAIKELIEAEVAVKNEGLASFETIKKVTIVPEFTINNELMTPTFKLRKNSILKTYKDTIETMY, from the coding sequence ATGAATTTCAAAGATTACGTTAATTTTCACGAGATGCTTCTGGATTCTGTCAACACCTATGGCGGGGACCGGGCCTATCGCTGGTTTGACCAGGAAGACAGGGCAACCACCATCTCCTGGCAACAGTTTTACCAACAGGTGAAGGCCGTGGCAAAGAGCCTGATACAGTTGGGCCTGGCCAGGGGCGACAAGGTCAATATCCTGAGCTACACCTGCTACAGATGGGTACTCACAGATGCCGCCAACATGTGTCTGGGCCTCGCCACAGTTGGCATCTACCAGTCAAACACGCCGAAGGATTGTGAGTACATCATCAACCACTCCGATGCCACACTGATTTTTGCCCAAAACCTGGAACAACTGGAAAAGCTGATCGAGATCAGAGAGGAAATCCCCCATATCAAGAAGGTCATTCTGTTCGAGGGGGAGGCTCCTCAGGATGAATGGGTGTTGAGCTATGATCAGTTCCTTGCCCTGGGCAAGAATGTGGACGAGAATGAGCTCTCCATGAGGCTGCCGCTGGTCAAGGCGGACGACCCGGCAGGAATCGTCTACACCTCAGGCACCACCGGGCTGCCAAAAGGAGCAGTACTGACGCACGACAATATAACTTTTACCTGCCAGTCGGTTCAGAACTCCGCAACATTCCAGCGCGGCGAGGATATGTTCATCTTTCTGCCCCTGGCACATGTCTTTGCCAGAACCTGCAGCTATGCCGCCATCAAGGTGGGCAATTGCACATCCTTTGCCCGGAGCATAGAATCGCTCATCGACGACTTTGCCCTCGCCTCCCCCCACTGGTTCATCGCCGTGCCGAGGGTTTTTGAAAAGATCCATACCCAAATCTTTGCCGGGATCGAGGCCAAGGGTGGAGCGGCGCAGAAACTGTTCCATTGGGTTTGCACCGTCGGCGCAGAGGTTTCCATCTGCAAACTGCAGAAACGTCCTGTCCCACTGTTGCTCAGAGGGAAATACGCCCTGGCGAGCAAGCTGGTCTTCGCCAAGATACACCGGCTGTTCGGCGGCAGGGTGAAGTGGTGCATCAACGGGGCCGCACCGCTAACTCCCGAGATCGCAGAATTCTTCCATGGAGCGGGCATCCTCATTCTTGAGGGACTTGGCATGACCGAAAACACCTCATTCTCCAACGTCAACCGGCATGAAAACTACAACTTTGGCGTTGTTGGCCCGCCAGGATCTGGAATTACTCATAAAATAGGTGAGAACGGCGAGGTGCTCTTCAAGGGACGAAATGTGATGAAGGAGTATTACAAGATGCCAGAGGAGACAGCGGCCACCTTCACCGAGGACGGCTGGCTGAAAACCGGGGATATCGGCGTTATCGATGAGAACAACGTGCTGAAAGTAACCGACAGGATGAAGAATATCATCATCACCTCCGGTGGCAAGAACATTGCCCCGGCCCGCATCGAGGGGCTCCTCACCACCTCTTTGTATCTCAATCAGGTCTGCGTCATAGGTGATAGAAAAAAATACCTCACCGCCGTGGTCACTCTTGATGAGGTCAATATCAGGAACTACGCCGAAAAGAACAACATCCCCCACAACAGCATGGATGACCTCATAGATCATCCCGCCATCAAGGAGCTCATCGAGGCCGAAGTGGCAGTGAAGAACGAGGGACTGGCTTCTTTTGAGACCATCAAAAAGGTGACTATAGTGCCGGAATTTACCATCAACAACGAGCTGATGACCCCCACTTTCAAGCTACGAAAGAACTCCATTTTGAAAACGTACAAAGATACCATCGAGACCATGTACTGA
- a CDS encoding acyltransferase, whose translation MSTKSKPDIFYIHLLRAIAATAVIAIHVLGPFREMYQQIPFDAWYSAVAINSLSRWAVPIFIMITGALLIRPDQPLNLSRFFSKRLLKVVVPFVAWSLIYIGITGIQAGPEAARTALIESPTEPVWYHLWFFYDFIPLYLVVLLLTPVIAKLNERQLLILIAAWLTLTLAHLLKIPTPLRQATILYSGYLVLGWYLFQQKDRKQLWMWVGLGVAAVCVNLVGSWWAAEAKGAYSSKYMGYKTLNTVLIAAMLFVLAQHYGGKIHGRLKALIISLSKYSLGIYLLHPILLIPIRSRLETAPFTFGHPAFAIPMLTFVILLLAWACTALLARIPVVRKLVP comes from the coding sequence ATGAGTACAAAGAGCAAGCCTGACATCTTCTACATCCACCTGCTGCGGGCCATCGCCGCCACAGCTGTTATAGCGATCCATGTACTTGGTCCATTCAGGGAGATGTATCAACAGATTCCTTTCGATGCCTGGTACTCGGCCGTGGCCATCAACAGCCTCAGCCGCTGGGCTGTACCGATCTTTATAATGATTACCGGTGCCCTGTTAATTCGGCCAGACCAGCCGCTCAACCTCTCCCGGTTTTTCAGCAAACGACTGCTTAAAGTTGTTGTGCCCTTTGTAGCCTGGAGCCTCATCTACATTGGTATAACCGGCATTCAGGCAGGCCCGGAGGCTGCCCGTACCGCACTCATCGAATCACCCACTGAACCGGTATGGTATCATTTGTGGTTCTTCTATGACTTTATCCCGCTCTACCTGGTGGTGTTGTTATTGACACCGGTGATAGCAAAATTAAATGAGCGACAGCTCCTCATCCTCATCGCTGCCTGGTTGACACTCACCCTGGCACATCTGCTGAAGATCCCGACGCCGCTGAGGCAGGCCACCATTCTTTATTCCGGGTATCTGGTACTGGGCTGGTATCTCTTCCAGCAAAAAGACAGAAAACAGCTCTGGATGTGGGTCGGGCTTGGAGTTGCAGCCGTTTGCGTAAACCTTGTCGGCAGCTGGTGGGCTGCTGAAGCAAAAGGTGCATACAGCTCAAAATATATGGGATACAAAACGCTCAATACGGTGCTGATCGCAGCTATGCTTTTTGTGCTGGCCCAACACTACGGCGGGAAAATTCACGGCAGACTGAAAGCTCTCATCATCTCTTTGTCAAAATACAGTCTCGGGATCTACCTGCTGCACCCTATTCTTTTGATCCCGATCCGAAGCCGGCTTGAAACAGCACCGTTTACCTTCGGCCACCCTGCCTTCGCAATTCCGATGCTTACCTTCGTAATCCTGCTGCTGGCCTGGGCCTGTACTGCTTTGCTTGCACGAATACCGGTGGTACGCAAGCTGGTGCCGTAA
- a CDS encoding MerR family transcriptional regulator has protein sequence MKIRIMAGEMARLHNINKQTLIYYDKIGLFRPESTDEETGYRYYALEQTQILEVILILKQFGMPLKEIREFLDKAKTEDRISLLQQQLKMMEEKINQLQKNKTRISATITSLQKRMEVLPLEMSIKQLEKRYILTEAVAAPYDDYQLEISVRHLLGEENTDEENSYFFLYGFPTGLNDNIITYERVSLPLPETWADKHQNSEIIPKGWYACYNHQGPYPSIGDSWRKLLNHIERSEYVVAGEPLEKWYLDAMAVRESDDYLVELQIAVKKQ, from the coding sequence ATGAAAATTCGTATCATGGCCGGGGAAATGGCCAGGTTGCATAATATAAACAAACAGACCCTGATCTACTACGACAAGATCGGACTTTTCCGCCCCGAAAGCACAGACGAAGAAACCGGTTACCGTTATTACGCGCTCGAACAAACACAAATTCTGGAAGTTATTCTGATCCTCAAACAATTTGGCATGCCGCTCAAGGAAATCCGTGAATTTCTAGATAAAGCCAAGACAGAGGATCGCATCTCACTTCTGCAGCAACAGCTGAAAATGATGGAGGAAAAAATCAATCAACTGCAGAAGAATAAAACCAGGATCAGCGCAACCATCACCAGCCTGCAAAAGCGTATGGAAGTTCTTCCGCTTGAGATGTCTATAAAGCAGCTTGAAAAGCGATACATCCTGACTGAAGCGGTTGCTGCACCATACGACGACTATCAGTTGGAAATTTCAGTACGCCATCTTCTTGGTGAGGAAAACACAGACGAGGAAAACTCCTACTTTTTTCTGTATGGTTTTCCCACCGGGCTCAACGATAACATCATTACCTATGAGAGAGTCTCTCTGCCGCTCCCCGAAACCTGGGCAGATAAACACCAAAACAGCGAAATCATACCTAAGGGCTGGTACGCCTGTTACAATCATCAGGGACCATACCCTTCCATAGGCGACTCCTGGCGGAAACTTCTTAACCACATTGAGCGTTCGGAGTATGTGGTGGCCGGTGAACCACTGGAAAAATGGTATCTCGATGCCATGGCCGTACGGGAATCAGATGATTATCTGGTCGAGCTTCAGATAGCGGTGAAAAAACAATGA
- a CDS encoding MATE family efflux transporter: protein MENVFNRKWSVSDFARFVTPSILSIVSISLYYVVDSIFISRFAGHLALAAVNIIMPFFGLMLGVGLMVAAGASALIGIELGEGKNTQAQQHFTLVFFTLVVLMLFILAFWQIFGIEKVPGLLGASELLIPYCISYLNVLIIGLAMIGMQLFFEFFIRLDGKPLWALYLALLGGSVNLLLDYLLIAKLDMGIMGAGIATTAGIFAAVTVGFYYFQVKAEHLKFRKPKLDWKFLGRSMTNGSSEMVTELSAGAKALAFNIVLLSYVGETGVAAVSILLYSYWLLSSFQIGLSMGVAPVISYCFGARDFARIRRIGFLTITTAGIAALSFFSLVWFAGHHLIDIYAKGQDEVVTLANTGLQIFKWGLLLNCISILASAFFTAVGNGKISAMISFLNSFVLSITFIVFLPEIFGVSGIWMAVPLAELGASAVAIALMYKYRRRYLYVEDSRNASLGKTLLTAR from the coding sequence ATGGAAAACGTATTTAATAGAAAGTGGTCGGTAAGTGATTTTGCCAGGTTTGTCACCCCATCAATCCTCAGTATTGTCTCGATTTCACTCTACTATGTAGTTGATTCGATATTTATATCCAGGTTCGCAGGCCATCTGGCCTTGGCGGCGGTCAATATTATTATGCCATTTTTCGGGCTGATGCTCGGGGTAGGGCTCATGGTGGCGGCGGGTGCCAGTGCGTTGATCGGCATAGAACTTGGCGAAGGGAAAAATACGCAGGCGCAGCAGCATTTTACGCTGGTCTTCTTTACGCTGGTAGTTCTCATGCTGTTTATTCTGGCGTTCTGGCAGATATTTGGCATTGAAAAAGTTCCTGGTTTGCTGGGGGCGTCCGAGCTGTTGATCCCTTACTGCATCAGCTATCTTAATGTGCTCATTATCGGTCTTGCGATGATAGGCATGCAGCTGTTTTTTGAATTTTTCATACGTCTGGATGGTAAACCTCTATGGGCGCTGTATCTTGCCCTGCTTGGCGGATCGGTCAATTTGCTGCTCGATTACCTGCTCATTGCCAAACTTGATATGGGGATCATGGGCGCGGGCATTGCGACCACAGCAGGCATCTTTGCCGCGGTAACTGTTGGTTTCTACTATTTTCAGGTAAAGGCGGAGCATCTGAAATTCAGGAAACCCAAACTGGATTGGAAGTTTTTAGGTCGCAGCATGACCAACGGCTCTTCAGAGATGGTGACAGAGTTGTCGGCAGGGGCCAAAGCACTTGCTTTCAATATCGTGTTGCTCAGTTATGTGGGGGAGACCGGAGTGGCTGCGGTGTCGATTCTGCTCTACAGCTACTGGCTCCTCTCTTCTTTCCAGATCGGCCTTAGTATGGGTGTGGCTCCCGTGATCAGTTACTGTTTTGGTGCGCGTGACTTCGCCCGGATTCGTCGAATAGGCTTTTTGACCATCACCACGGCAGGGATTGCCGCATTAAGTTTTTTCAGCCTGGTTTGGTTTGCCGGGCATCATCTCATAGATATTTATGCCAAAGGGCAGGACGAGGTGGTGACGCTCGCCAATACGGGCCTGCAGATTTTTAAGTGGGGATTGCTTCTAAACTGTATCTCTATCCTGGCTTCTGCATTTTTTACAGCGGTAGGTAATGGCAAGATTTCGGCAATGATCTCGTTTCTCAACTCGTTCGTGCTGTCGATAACGTTCATCGTGTTTCTGCCGGAAATTTTCGGGGTCTCAGGTATATGGATGGCGGTACCATTGGCTGAATTAGGTGCATCGGCTGTGGCGATTGCTCTGATGTACAAATATCGCCGGCGCTATTTGTATGTTGAAGACAGCAGGAATGCTTCTTTGGGTAAAACATTGCTAACTGCGCGGTAG
- a CDS encoding phosphatidylserine decarboxylase encodes MNIKKGAFQVIISWAFTLSLCFSGQLMAEESPCAASLLYLQTRYYSDQATREAFDTVYGGLTDLPAGYSYNGSTENPWKAAGSGKGMYQMMIEMFRNWCTALPEITGNSDNALDPILYFAWVYYKNPAGRDFVQGRNPLQPGTPLETCTAFLSSWNEEYLGYMNHENSAKLVSEWVADPRIEINDYKKTQAEDYTSWNDFFARNLKSNEDGSYPSRPVTMPDRDYVIVSPTDCIMNPLVQQIEQSPGVYDRRYIENPLQLDTVLDVKNIPISVNDLLGTVPDDIKAEFVDGSGLTCVLMPNTYHHFHSPVDGTVLHAEVVETGTPGTPGTFGYPDFPNWVPLDGNVGRPGTDYSQFQAFQRGVIIIRVEYDNLPNQTPEKLTGYVASIPVGLNSVGSVVLNTCDSEQTDHVNCFKVGGTVQKGKTKFGNFYFGGSLNILLFSQGMISPAVQTRMGNQIGVINIGTAPKSPWSLD; translated from the coding sequence ATGAATATCAAAAAAGGAGCGTTTCAAGTCATAATCAGCTGGGCATTCACCCTTTCGCTCTGCTTTTCTGGTCAGCTCATGGCGGAAGAGTCCCCCTGCGCGGCATCACTGCTCTACCTGCAAACGCGATATTATTCAGACCAGGCAACCAGAGAGGCTTTCGATACGGTCTATGGCGGTCTGACAGACCTCCCGGCGGGTTATTCGTACAACGGTTCCACAGAAAATCCCTGGAAGGCTGCCGGCAGCGGTAAGGGAATGTACCAGATGATGATCGAGATGTTCAGGAACTGGTGTACTGCCCTTCCCGAAATCACCGGAAATTCCGACAATGCCCTCGACCCGATTTTGTATTTTGCCTGGGTATACTACAAGAATCCTGCAGGACGGGACTTTGTTCAGGGAAGAAATCCTTTGCAACCCGGTACCCCATTAGAGACATGCACCGCATTCCTCTCCAGCTGGAATGAAGAGTACCTCGGGTATATGAACCACGAGAATTCTGCAAAGCTTGTCTCGGAGTGGGTAGCTGATCCGCGCATTGAGATCAATGACTACAAAAAAACTCAGGCAGAAGACTACACAAGCTGGAACGATTTCTTTGCCAGAAATCTCAAGAGTAACGAGGACGGCTCCTATCCCAGCCGACCAGTCACAATGCCGGATCGTGACTATGTGATCGTCTCCCCCACTGACTGCATCATGAACCCTTTAGTGCAGCAGATTGAACAGTCTCCGGGTGTTTACGACCGCCGCTACATTGAAAATCCGCTCCAACTTGATACGGTGCTTGACGTCAAGAACATTCCGATTTCAGTAAATGATCTGCTCGGGACGGTTCCTGACGACATCAAGGCTGAATTCGTTGACGGAAGCGGTCTCACCTGCGTCTTGATGCCGAATACCTACCATCATTTCCATTCGCCGGTGGACGGAACTGTCCTCCATGCGGAAGTGGTCGAAACAGGCACTCCTGGGACACCCGGAACTTTCGGCTATCCTGATTTTCCCAATTGGGTGCCCCTTGACGGCAATGTGGGACGTCCAGGCACGGATTACAGTCAGTTTCAGGCATTCCAGCGCGGGGTTATCATTATCAGGGTGGAATATGACAATCTCCCGAATCAGACACCGGAGAAACTCACCGGCTATGTGGCCTCGATCCCGGTCGGGCTGAACTCCGTCGGATCAGTGGTTCTCAATACCTGCGACAGCGAACAAACCGACCATGTGAACTGTTTCAAAGTGGGCGGAACGGTGCAAAAAGGCAAAACGAAATTCGGCAACTTCTATTTCGGTGGCTCTCTCAATATCCTTCTTTTTTCACAGGGAATGATTTCTCCAGCCGTACAAACCAGGATGGGCAACCAGATCGGGGTAATCAATATCGGAACAGCACCCAAATCCCCCTGGTCTCTGGACTGA
- a CDS encoding DMT family transporter, which translates to MPFFGETIAIVTVLCWTISVQCFGIASKEVGATAVNIVRITVALLIFSVFLTIRDGSPIPTHFPPEAWNYLLLSGVVGFFIGDYCLFKALAMMGPRIAMLLQSLSAPAAAIIGWMFLSENYNLQQWAGILVTLAGVAIVILERQPAQSPATVKGNQVTAKALMFSLGGLLGQAGGFVLSKAGMQTADGYLDAFSATQIRAIAAFFCFILLFTIRGKWRGFGSVLKNRRVMAIIVGGTFVGPFLGVSLSLLTLHYLSTGVASTLLSLVPVTIIPFAIFLHKEKVSFRAIGGAMVAVAGVGLLMW; encoded by the coding sequence ATGCCATTTTTTGGAGAGACGATTGCCATCGTCACCGTACTTTGCTGGACTATCAGCGTGCAATGCTTCGGCATCGCCTCAAAAGAGGTGGGAGCCACAGCGGTCAATATCGTTCGCATTACAGTTGCGTTGCTGATCTTCTCGGTCTTTTTGACCATTCGTGACGGTTCTCCGATCCCTACCCACTTTCCACCCGAAGCGTGGAACTATCTTTTACTTTCCGGAGTGGTCGGTTTTTTCATAGGCGACTACTGCCTGTTTAAGGCCCTGGCCATGATGGGCCCCCGAATTGCCATGCTGCTGCAAAGCCTCAGTGCCCCGGCCGCAGCGATTATCGGCTGGATGTTTTTGAGCGAGAATTACAATCTGCAGCAGTGGGCAGGTATTCTGGTGACGCTTGCCGGTGTAGCCATTGTCATATTAGAGCGGCAGCCTGCCCAGAGTCCGGCTACTGTGAAAGGCAACCAGGTAACGGCCAAGGCCCTGATGTTCAGCCTTGGCGGGTTGCTGGGGCAGGCGGGTGGATTTGTGCTCAGCAAGGCGGGGATGCAGACAGCGGACGGTTATCTCGATGCCTTTTCTGCAACCCAGATCCGGGCGATTGCGGCCTTCTTCTGCTTTATCCTGTTATTTACCATAAGAGGCAAATGGCGTGGCTTCGGTTCAGTACTGAAAAACAGGCGGGTGATGGCGATTATTGTCGGCGGTACCTTTGTCGGCCCGTTTCTGGGAGTGTCATTGTCACTGTTAACGTTGCATTACCTGTCAACCGGTGTGGCGTCGACCCTGTTGTCACTGGTGCCGGTTACCATTATTCCTTTCGCAATTTTCCTGCATAAAGAAAAGGTTTCGTTCAGAGCTATCGGGGGCGCTATGGTAGCAGTGGCCGGTGTTGGCCTGTTGATGTGGTGA
- a CDS encoding alpha/beta fold hydrolase, which translates to MKTIIAGQGKPVVLLHSSMSSKEQWLKLFNLLKADFQVIAIDLYGYGASEYPPNPASFSLVDEANRFSHIVSSLIGEQQFHLIGHSYGGATALRFAYAEQERLLSLSVYEPVAFHLLDSSHPSYGPVRDIAECVDRELKNGNLSAATEHFVDFWSGNGTYAKLNGDRQAAFDSVIEKVSLDFQAIMNEPLGLKDYSSIALPLCIIAGKSSRTATQKIAQDLFSTLPQTSFHWVEGGHMAPLARADLVNPIWVHFLHSQ; encoded by the coding sequence TTGAAAACGATAATTGCCGGGCAAGGGAAACCAGTTGTTTTGCTGCACAGTTCCATGAGCAGCAAGGAACAGTGGCTCAAGCTTTTCAATCTTCTCAAAGCTGATTTTCAGGTTATCGCCATTGACCTGTATGGATATGGGGCTAGTGAATACCCACCAAACCCCGCCTCCTTCTCGCTTGTAGATGAAGCCAACCGTTTTTCACACATTGTCTCTTCACTCATCGGGGAACAACAGTTTCACCTTATCGGTCATTCCTATGGCGGTGCAACCGCTTTGCGATTCGCCTACGCGGAGCAGGAGCGGTTGCTAAGCCTCTCAGTATACGAGCCTGTGGCTTTCCACCTTCTGGATTCGAGCCACCCATCCTATGGGCCGGTCAGGGACATTGCTGAATGTGTTGACAGGGAACTTAAAAACGGAAATCTTTCAGCTGCCACGGAGCATTTCGTTGACTTCTGGAGCGGCAACGGCACCTATGCCAAGCTGAACGGGGACAGGCAAGCCGCGTTCGACAGTGTCATCGAAAAGGTGAGCCTCGACTTTCAGGCCATAATGAACGAGCCGCTGGGGTTGAAGGACTACAGTTCCATTGCCCTCCCTTTGTGTATTATCGCAGGGAAATCCAGCAGAACCGCCACTCAAAAGATTGCCCAGGACCTGTTTTCCACCCTACCCCAGACGAGCTTTCACTGGGTGGAAGGAGGGCATATGGCCCCGCTGGCCAGGGCTGATCTGGTAAATCCAATATGGGTGCATTTTCTGCACTCTCAGTAA